A region from the Nonlabens sp. YIK11 genome encodes:
- a CDS encoding type I restriction-modification system subunit M, with translation MSEEEKQQILKQTLWNIANDLRGNMDADDFRDYILGFIFYKYLSRKMELYANVILEPDGLSYDTVETHENAAEYLEAIRYEALDKLGYFLKPSELFSELAKRGNSGGKNKFILGDLANVLTSIEQSTMGSESEDDFGNLFEDLDLTSSKLGKTEDAKNELIVKVLTHLDGIDFDLENSDSDVLGDAYEYLIGQFASGAGKKAGEFYTPQQVSKILAQLVTTNKIKLKSVYDPTCGSGSLLLRVAKEVKEVGEFYGQESNPTTYNLCRMNMIMHDVHYKRFDIYNEDTLVNPSPKHIDKRFEAIVANPPFSANWSASPLFMSDDRFADYGKLAPKSKADFAFVQHMVHQLADDGTMACVLPHGVLFRGAAEGHIRKFLIKDKNYLDAVIGLPANIFYGTSIPTSILVLKKKREHAGDILFIDASAHFEKVKTQNVLQKEHINLIIDTYRNRVSKDKYSYVATLEEVKENDYNLNIPRYVDTFEEEEPIDITAVATAIKQLDLDMHETDKTIADFCKQLNIETPF, from the coding sequence ATGTCAGAAGAAGAAAAACAACAAATACTCAAACAAACGCTCTGGAACATAGCCAACGATTTGCGTGGTAATATGGATGCAGATGATTTTAGGGATTATATCCTTGGGTTCATTTTTTACAAGTATTTGAGCCGTAAAATGGAACTGTATGCAAATGTTATCCTCGAGCCCGACGGCTTGAGTTATGATACCGTAGAGACTCACGAGAACGCAGCCGAATACCTGGAAGCCATACGTTATGAAGCGCTTGATAAACTGGGCTACTTTTTAAAACCTAGTGAGCTGTTTAGCGAGTTGGCAAAGCGTGGCAACTCTGGCGGCAAAAACAAGTTTATACTGGGCGACCTGGCAAATGTGCTTACCAGCATTGAGCAAAGCACCATGGGCAGCGAGAGTGAAGACGATTTTGGCAATCTGTTTGAAGATTTGGACTTGACCAGCAGCAAGCTAGGAAAGACTGAAGATGCTAAGAACGAGCTTATCGTTAAGGTACTCACGCACCTGGACGGTATCGATTTTGATTTAGAGAACTCTGACAGTGATGTGCTGGGTGATGCCTATGAATATTTGATAGGGCAATTTGCCAGCGGTGCCGGTAAAAAAGCGGGTGAGTTCTATACGCCACAACAAGTGTCTAAAATTCTTGCGCAGTTAGTCACCACAAATAAAATCAAACTCAAAAGCGTCTATGACCCTACCTGTGGTTCTGGGTCCTTACTATTGCGTGTGGCCAAAGAAGTTAAAGAAGTAGGCGAGTTCTATGGTCAGGAAAGCAACCCGACCACCTACAACTTATGCCGTATGAATATGATCATGCACGACGTGCATTACAAGCGTTTTGATATTTATAACGAGGACACGCTGGTAAATCCCAGCCCTAAGCATATAGACAAACGATTTGAAGCCATTGTGGCAAACCCACCATTCTCGGCAAACTGGAGCGCGAGCCCACTTTTTATGAGCGATGACCGCTTTGCTGATTATGGGAAACTGGCGCCCAAATCCAAAGCCGATTTTGCCTTTGTACAACACATGGTGCACCAGCTGGCAGACGATGGGACCATGGCCTGCGTCTTACCGCATGGTGTGCTTTTTCGCGGTGCGGCCGAAGGTCATATTAGGAAATTCCTTATCAAGGATAAAAATTACCTAGATGCCGTGATAGGATTGCCTGCAAACATATTCTATGGTACCAGCATCCCAACCAGTATTTTGGTATTAAAGAAAAAACGGGAACACGCTGGCGATATCCTTTTTATAGACGCCAGCGCCCATTTTGAAAAAGTAAAAACCCAAAACGTACTCCAAAAGGAACACATTAACCTTATCATAGACACCTACCGCAACAGGGTTTCTAAAGATAAATACAGCTATGTCGCTACTTTGGAAGAGGTCAAAGAAAACGATTACAACCTGAACATCCCACGCTATGTGGACACCTTTGAAGAAGAAGAACCCATAGATATTACTGCTGTCGCGACAGCAATAAAACAACTGGATCTTGACATGCACGAGACCGATAAGACCATAGCCGACTTTTGCAAGCAGCTAAATATTGAAACTCCTTTTTAA
- a CDS encoding PD-(D/E)XK nuclease family protein: MEKVKDLKKLLKETRKIIEHQEELSIAKGDHFNLFAVLNIETRENRTHSAFLTELLNPKGSHRMGDVFLKHFLTTINHSQPFYTNNAKVRAEQAVGTINLCRNKIGKATSNAKGGRIDIYLKDKDYNIISIENKIHADDQEAQIQRYCNHRTDQNTVYYLTLKGDEPSEFSKLELKSGEHFYNISYRDEIQHWLELCLREVANFTALREAINQYILLIKKLTHTLDNKAEMELFDTMIDYFEESKYVADNYQKLVNTIRENFRKEIIKRLKISLDISKYDVISEHPIDQTYSKIWVHYIDKKHVPFSFCVEPFSGRGNTNGAMFVGLYGHKGAICSSLPNPNKLNDVWKHIQTLMTKSGNNLHLNSSDLLKKLYHSESDHYENLVSTTCQQIIQFIQETEPYLFQDFGK, encoded by the coding sequence ATGGAAAAAGTAAAAGACTTGAAAAAACTGCTTAAAGAAACTAGAAAGATTATAGAGCATCAAGAGGAGCTGTCTATAGCTAAAGGTGATCACTTTAATTTATTTGCGGTCCTAAATATAGAAACTAGGGAAAACAGAACGCATTCTGCGTTTTTGACAGAACTACTTAATCCAAAAGGATCTCATCGTATGGGTGACGTGTTTCTTAAACATTTTCTGACCACCATAAATCATTCTCAACCTTTCTATACAAACAATGCCAAAGTAAGAGCAGAGCAAGCTGTCGGCACGATAAATTTGTGTAGGAATAAAATAGGGAAAGCTACCAGTAATGCCAAAGGTGGTAGGATAGATATTTATTTGAAGGATAAGGATTATAATATCATCAGTATAGAGAACAAAATTCATGCAGATGATCAAGAGGCTCAAATACAGCGTTACTGCAACCATAGGACTGATCAAAATACAGTTTACTATTTGACTTTAAAGGGCGACGAGCCTTCAGAATTTAGTAAGTTAGAGTTAAAGTCTGGCGAGCATTTTTACAATATCAGTTACAGAGATGAGATTCAACATTGGTTAGAATTATGTTTAAGGGAAGTCGCCAATTTCACTGCGCTCAGAGAGGCGATCAATCAATATATTTTACTTATCAAAAAACTAACACACACCCTAGATAACAAAGCAGAGATGGAGCTATTTGACACTATGATCGACTATTTTGAAGAATCCAAATATGTAGCTGATAATTACCAAAAGTTAGTGAACACTATACGAGAAAACTTCAGGAAGGAAATCATTAAGCGATTAAAAATTAGTCTGGATATTAGCAAATATGATGTAATCAGTGAACATCCTATTGATCAAACCTATTCTAAAATATGGGTTCATTACATTGATAAGAAACACGTTCCATTTAGCTTTTGTGTAGAACCTTTTAGCGGTAGAGGTAATACAAATGGAGCCATGTTTGTAGGACTTTATGGCCATAAAGGTGCAATCTGTTCGTCACTTCCTAATCCAAACAAGTTGAATGATGTTTGGAAACACATCCAAACTTTGATGACAAAAAGCGGCAATAACCTCCATCTAAATTCATCAGATTTACTGAAAAAACTCTACCACTCTGAATCCGATCATTATGAAAATCTAGTTTCAACTACCTGCCAACAGATTATCCAATTTATTCAGGAAACAGAGCCTTATCTTTTCCAAGATTTCGGTAAATAA
- a CDS encoding restriction endonuclease subunit S produces MGAQKKNIMVPQLRFKEFDGEWERKKFGNISVKVGSGSTPKGGSEVYQDSGIPFIRSQNVIDGKLILDGICISEDINSKMKGSIVKSEDILLNITGGSIGRSCIVPNDFEIGNVNQHVCIIRLNKNNSPKFIQSFISSYKGQKLILQRQTGSGREGLNFQSIRLFNVFIPSHPEQQKIASFLTAVDKKLQQLTTKKEQLEHYKKGVMQQLFSQQLRFKDDDGNDFPDWEKKRFSKYIKLYRGSSPRPIIKYTTTESDGVNWIKIGDTKNSNNYRISDVAEKITKKGSLKSRFVRKGEIILANSMSFGKSYLLEIEGCIYDGWFVLREYEDFLNREYLLHLLNSEFLQKQYLRLSTGGVVQNISSDIVYSTIIICPTQKEQQKIATYLSALDAKIETVAGQLLKTQEFKKGLLQRLFV; encoded by the coding sequence ATGGGTGCGCAAAAGAAAAACATAATGGTGCCTCAATTAAGGTTTAAAGAGTTTGATGGGGAATGGGAAAGGAAGAAGTTTGGAAACATTTCTGTCAAAGTAGGAAGTGGTAGTACACCAAAAGGAGGCTCTGAGGTATATCAAGATTCTGGAATACCATTTATTAGAAGTCAAAATGTGATTGATGGAAAATTAATTTTGGATGGAATTTGTATTTCAGAAGACATAAATTCTAAAATGAAAGGTAGTATTGTGAAATCTGAAGACATCTTGTTAAACATTACTGGAGGTTCGATAGGCAGGAGTTGTATTGTGCCAAATGATTTTGAAATAGGGAATGTTAATCAACATGTCTGTATAATCAGATTGAATAAAAACAATAGTCCAAAGTTTATCCAATCTTTTATATCCTCTTATAAAGGTCAAAAACTTATTCTTCAAAGACAAACAGGAAGTGGACGAGAAGGCTTGAACTTTCAAAGTATTAGATTGTTTAATGTATTTATACCATCACACCCAGAACAACAAAAAATAGCCAGTTTCCTAACCGCAGTAGATAAAAAGCTACAGCAACTCACCACCAAAAAAGAACAACTAGAACACTATAAAAAAGGCGTGATGCAACAGCTTTTCAGCCAGCAATTGCGTTTTAAAGATGATGATGGAAATGATTTTCCAGATTGGGAAAAGAAGAGGTTTTCTAAATACATAAAACTTTACAGAGGAAGTTCACCAAGACCTATTATAAAATATACCACAACGGAAAGCGATGGCGTTAATTGGATTAAAATAGGCGATACTAAAAACTCAAACAATTACAGAATATCCGACGTGGCTGAAAAAATCACTAAAAAAGGTTCTTTAAAGTCAAGGTTTGTTAGAAAAGGCGAGATTATCCTAGCAAACTCTATGAGTTTTGGAAAATCATACTTGTTAGAAATTGAAGGTTGTATTTACGATGGTTGGTTTGTTCTTCGAGAATACGAAGACTTTTTAAATAGGGAATACCTGTTACATTTATTGAATTCTGAATTTTTACAGAAGCAATATTTGAGATTGTCAACTGGCGGTGTAGTTCAAAATATAAGTAGCGACATAGTTTACAGCACGATTATCATTTGTCCAACCCAAAAAGAACAACAAAAAATAGCGACTTACTTGAGCGCGCTAGACGCAAAAATAGAAACCGTTGCTGGTCAGCTACTAAAAACGCAGGAGTTTAAAAAGGGATTGTTGCAGCGGTTGTTTGTGTAA
- a CDS encoding McrB family protein, producing MLFDKVTEQHILKGIEDFEDKGFPEGFGPSSTYDLIHDGKTFPPKAVMAYANFHAVGRKIERYFKGGLETDCFKAYERNNFKIEPKEKVDFYNWTQTHLELVEYLKDKRSKSKQLLKMLEDTGVVIGKDDFGNGVRGEIEEIDPFTFFCYIHKYGETKRLKILQSLANKLDLFYPNGERGIPTANAQKVWMFPYAFERVGDEFGILWELFNAAIDHTISNELFQRALNIRNVGKTKITEVLFYVRPFDYFPINGPSKPYLKDELGIDFHFENYEEYQQINKTIKEKSELSFPELSYLAWESTNAKNSKTPIQVFQEDETQLKNVLVNFTQTQIDNFFNFLDEIHSVLKIERGDDRFTYNTRQDEKRLAFLIGQRIGWSLDSRTNRGAYEVISNEPFEEVTYSYEGNDGIVMVKFDRIDVLINNKKVVLDQMIRELDGIKKSGFRKNMNTAFEKAVFEQQYRKQFTGSFTEVSEPAATYKKKTMPLNQILYGPPGTGKTFKLQNNYFEHFTKTANAKTKEDYLIEEVESLQWWEVYYIALKDIPNSKVSDLIIHPAIVAKSKLSSIRNIKASAWGCLQRHTVDECDNVNVVGRGNVRAFWKNEDKTWRIADGIDEDAFSELEDILDRFKNYKTNSGDEVKNYEFVTFHQSFTYEDFVEGIKPVLEDENAELRYEMSDGVFKRLANLARNNPEQPYAIFIDEINRGNVASIFGELITLIEKDKRAGAENELSVILPYSKTKFSVPQNLHIIGTMNTADRSIEALDSALRRRFEFKEMLPDYDVIDDVLNYQEFEGYQISNILRTINNRITVLIDRDHQIGHSYFLNLINSSNLGKDLKTVFKYKIIPLLQEYFFNDYVKIAMVIGEGFMDKDQYSNVTFASTDGDYDSDYSDVIKYEIRADEKINISDAIKQLMGHSNDA from the coding sequence ATGCTATTTGATAAAGTTACAGAGCAACACATATTAAAGGGTATTGAAGACTTTGAAGACAAAGGTTTTCCAGAAGGTTTTGGTCCTTCCTCCACATATGATTTAATCCACGATGGTAAAACATTCCCTCCCAAAGCGGTTATGGCCTATGCTAATTTTCATGCCGTTGGCAGAAAGATAGAACGGTACTTCAAGGGTGGATTAGAGACAGATTGTTTCAAGGCTTATGAGAGAAATAATTTTAAAATTGAACCTAAAGAAAAAGTTGATTTTTATAATTGGACACAGACTCATCTAGAATTAGTTGAATACTTAAAGGATAAACGTTCAAAAAGTAAGCAGCTTCTAAAAATGCTTGAAGATACGGGTGTTGTTATTGGTAAGGATGATTTTGGTAATGGAGTTCGAGGAGAAATTGAAGAAATTGATCCCTTTACTTTTTTCTGCTATATCCACAAATATGGAGAAACTAAAAGATTAAAGATTCTTCAGTCGCTGGCAAATAAGTTGGATTTATTCTACCCAAACGGTGAACGTGGCATTCCCACAGCTAATGCTCAAAAAGTCTGGATGTTTCCATATGCCTTTGAGAGAGTTGGAGATGAATTTGGAATACTCTGGGAGCTATTTAATGCGGCCATAGATCACACAATATCAAACGAACTATTTCAACGCGCATTAAATATTCGGAATGTTGGCAAAACTAAAATTACAGAGGTGCTATTTTATGTACGCCCTTTTGATTATTTTCCAATCAATGGTCCTTCAAAACCATATTTGAAAGATGAATTAGGTATTGATTTTCACTTTGAAAATTATGAGGAGTATCAACAAATCAACAAAACCATCAAGGAAAAATCTGAATTGTCATTTCCTGAATTATCTTATTTAGCTTGGGAAAGTACTAATGCGAAAAATTCGAAAACGCCAATACAGGTTTTTCAAGAAGATGAGACTCAATTAAAAAATGTATTAGTAAACTTTACTCAAACTCAAATAGATAACTTTTTTAATTTTTTAGATGAGATACATTCAGTCTTGAAGATAGAAAGGGGAGATGATCGTTTTACATATAATACTCGTCAAGATGAAAAGCGTTTAGCTTTTCTTATAGGCCAGCGAATAGGTTGGTCGTTAGATTCCAGAACAAATAGAGGTGCTTATGAAGTAATAAGCAATGAACCATTTGAAGAGGTTACTTATAGCTATGAAGGTAATGATGGTATCGTAATGGTAAAATTTGATAGGATCGATGTACTTATTAATAATAAAAAAGTTGTCTTGGATCAGATGATTCGGGAATTGGACGGAATTAAAAAATCCGGGTTTCGAAAAAACATGAATACCGCTTTCGAGAAAGCAGTTTTTGAACAGCAGTATAGAAAGCAATTCACTGGATCCTTCACCGAAGTATCGGAACCAGCGGCAACTTATAAAAAGAAGACAATGCCTTTAAATCAAATTCTTTACGGGCCTCCTGGAACGGGAAAGACTTTTAAGCTACAGAACAATTATTTTGAGCATTTTACTAAGACCGCTAATGCCAAAACTAAAGAAGATTATTTGATAGAAGAGGTAGAGTCTTTGCAATGGTGGGAAGTCTATTATATAGCTCTAAAAGACATTCCAAATTCGAAAGTATCAGATTTAATAATTCATCCAGCAATTGTTGCAAAGTCAAAGTTGAGTTCTATTAGAAACATAAAAGCATCTGCCTGGGGCTGTTTACAAAGGCACACGGTTGATGAATGTGATAATGTGAATGTTGTAGGTAGAGGTAATGTAAGAGCCTTTTGGAAAAATGAAGATAAGACATGGAGAATTGCTGATGGAATAGACGAGGATGCTTTTTCTGAACTCGAAGATATTCTCGATCGATTCAAAAATTATAAAACAAACTCTGGTGATGAAGTAAAAAACTACGAATTCGTGACATTTCATCAATCCTTCACTTATGAGGATTTCGTGGAAGGAATTAAGCCAGTCCTTGAAGATGAGAATGCAGAGCTGCGTTATGAAATGAGCGATGGTGTATTCAAAAGACTGGCTAATCTTGCAAGAAATAACCCTGAACAACCTTATGCTATTTTTATAGACGAGATCAATCGTGGAAATGTCGCTTCCATTTTTGGAGAACTCATCACACTTATTGAAAAGGATAAAAGGGCAGGAGCAGAGAATGAGTTGAGCGTCATTTTACCCTATTCTAAAACAAAATTCTCTGTACCACAAAACCTTCACATCATAGGTACCATGAATACCGCAGACCGTTCTATTGAGGCGCTGGATAGCGCTTTGAGACGTAGATTTGAATTTAAGGAAATGTTGCCAGACTACGATGTGATCGACGATGTGCTTAACTATCAAGAGTTTGAAGGGTATCAAATTTCTAATATTCTTAGAACCATCAACAACCGTATTACCGTTCTCATAGATCGGGATCATCAAATAGGGCACTCTTATTTTCTTAATTTGATAAACTCTAGCAACCTAGGAAAGGACTTAAAAACAGTTTTCAAGTATAAGATCATACCATTACTTCAGGAATATTTCTTTAATGATTATGTCAAGATCGCTATGGTAATAGGAGAAGGTTTTATGGATAAGGATCAATATAGCAACGTCACTTTTGCTTCCACTGATGGTGATTATGATTCTGATTACAGTGATGTCATCAAATATGAAATTAGAGCTGATGAGAAAATCAATATAAGCGATGCTATCAAGCAGCTAATGGGCCATAGTAACGATGCCTAG
- a CDS encoding DUF4268 domain-containing protein yields the protein MYKINTLTNDIEKLEERLFKDLGFRERDHLQEWIAKNPEVLGEDLLIIQKEFSGFNDTNERLDLLALDKEGNLVIIENKLDDSGRNVAWQAIKYASYCSTLTTKQILNLFQQYLLQSHSEESADDLVMDFLAIEDEELYLNSGDQRIIFIANHFRKEVTSTVLWLITHEIKVQCFRATPFTEGENIFLQVEQIIPLPETEEFMIDAQEKKREDLEKGQGLSDTRKTQLDFWKIFKTRLLQFDEIQKLQTPRPQYWFDIALGKSGIHLSNTFNTDRNEIGVRVYIGSKNAEEWLPYFESKKSHIENFIGEELSWNPNPENRDKVITLLKQFDLNDKENWDEAIDWLATTTIKFRSIFMELIKTK from the coding sequence ATGTATAAAATTAATACGCTAACGAACGACATTGAGAAGCTAGAAGAGCGTTTGTTTAAAGATCTAGGTTTTAGAGAGCGTGATCATTTACAAGAATGGATCGCTAAAAATCCAGAGGTCTTAGGTGAAGATTTGCTCATCATTCAAAAAGAATTTAGTGGCTTTAATGATACAAACGAGCGACTTGATTTATTGGCACTAGATAAAGAAGGTAATCTAGTTATTATTGAAAACAAGCTTGATGATTCAGGTAGGAATGTTGCTTGGCAGGCCATCAAATATGCATCCTATTGCTCAACTCTCACAACCAAACAAATACTAAACTTATTTCAACAATACCTATTACAGAGTCATTCTGAAGAAAGTGCAGATGATTTAGTGATGGACTTTCTGGCTATCGAGGATGAAGAATTGTATCTCAATTCTGGAGATCAACGAATTATTTTTATTGCTAACCACTTTAGAAAAGAAGTCACTTCTACAGTTTTGTGGTTGATAACACATGAAATAAAAGTTCAGTGTTTTAGAGCAACACCGTTTACGGAAGGTGAAAATATATTCCTGCAAGTAGAACAAATAATTCCTTTGCCAGAAACAGAGGAGTTCATGATTGATGCCCAAGAAAAGAAACGAGAAGATCTAGAAAAAGGGCAGGGTCTGAGTGATACCCGAAAAACGCAATTAGACTTCTGGAAAATATTTAAAACAAGATTGTTACAGTTTGATGAGATACAAAAGCTACAAACTCCTAGACCGCAATATTGGTTTGATATTGCTTTAGGAAAATCTGGTATTCATTTGTCCAATACATTCAACACTGATCGAAACGAAATAGGAGTAAGGGTTTATATTGGTAGTAAGAACGCAGAAGAATGGTTGCCTTACTTTGAAAGTAAAAAAAGTCATATTGAAAATTTCATAGGTGAAGAACTTTCGTGGAACCCAAACCCAGAGAATAGAGATAAAGTCATTACGCTTTTAAAGCAGTTTGATTTAAATGACAAGGAAAACTGGGATGAAGCCATTGATTGGCTTGCAACTACTACAATAAAATTCCGCTCCATTTTTATGGAGCTAATCAAAACAAAGTAG
- a CDS encoding type I restriction endonuclease subunit R — translation MSKQSELELENKLIAQLVKQGYENILIADGDVLLANLKNQLERFNQTSFSDREFEIILNHLEKGNVFEKAKTLRDRLHITRENGDSFYVRFFDKEDWNTNLFQVTNQITQEGTYKNRYDVTLLINGLPLVQIELKRRGLEIKEAFNQINRYQRHSFWSNRGLFQYVQLFVISNGVNTKYLANNKLQSVKQTFFWADVDNKNITDLFAFAKAFLSTSHLAKMIAQYVVHNETHKILMVLRPYQYYATEKLVHQVATSNDNGYIWHTTGSGKTLTSFKASQIIMDLPNVHKVVFVVDRKDLDYQTMLEFNSFKKDSVDVTDNTQSLVRQLTDDSKLVLTTIQKLNNAISKVHYEKSLKHLQDKKVVFIFDECHRSQFGDTHKKITEYFTSSQLFGFTGTPIFKDNAAKNDLGKRTTKDLFGQCLHKYVITDAIKDQNVLRFGIEYVGKYKRKSKTFIDIEVEDIDKAEVFKDPKRLEKIADYIIAYHNQKTFSKEYSALFAVSNIETLITYYDIFKRKKDEGEHDMRIATIFSYGTNEDDEDAQDYLPDDDQLAMAAEPTASYKTSHTREKLDSYISDYNAMFHTSFSTKDGQQFENYFKDISKRLKEREKTTFQDKDRLDLVIVVNMMLTGFDAKRVNTLYVDKNLKYHGLIQAYSRTNRILGEQKSQGNILCFRNLKKATDEAVTLFSNKDAIEEIILPPYESIAEKFDEALKNLLEIVPTYQSVDDLMSEEDELAFVMAFRRLLRAKNVLESYTDFDWDDLGIDEQTFEDYKGKYLDLNDKVKNDRQVHKASILDDIDFELELIHRDKINVAYILQLLAQLKESKSADATAQKKAIIDMLTGDVELRSKRELIEKFIEENLPYINDVDAIQDEFERFWHEERIMALSKICEEENLDKKQFRALIDSYTNYGREPLRDDIFKCLDNRPSILKAREIGERILDKMKEFVEVFVQGMTG, via the coding sequence ATGAGCAAACAATCAGAACTTGAGTTAGAGAACAAGCTCATTGCGCAGCTGGTAAAGCAGGGATACGAGAATATCCTCATCGCAGATGGTGATGTGCTACTTGCTAACCTGAAAAACCAATTAGAACGCTTTAATCAAACGTCCTTTTCTGATAGAGAATTTGAAATTATCCTTAATCATTTAGAAAAAGGCAATGTCTTTGAAAAGGCCAAAACCTTGCGAGATCGTTTGCACATAACCCGCGAGAATGGCGATAGTTTTTATGTGCGCTTCTTTGATAAAGAAGACTGGAATACCAATCTCTTTCAGGTAACCAATCAAATTACTCAGGAAGGCACTTATAAAAACCGTTATGACGTCACGCTACTCATAAACGGTTTGCCGTTGGTTCAAATAGAATTGAAAAGGCGTGGTCTTGAAATCAAGGAAGCCTTCAATCAGATCAATCGCTATCAGCGGCATTCATTCTGGTCCAATCGTGGCCTGTTCCAGTACGTGCAATTATTTGTGATTAGTAATGGGGTCAATACTAAATATCTCGCCAATAATAAGTTGCAATCCGTCAAGCAAACCTTCTTTTGGGCAGATGTGGATAACAAAAATATTACTGATTTGTTCGCTTTCGCGAAAGCGTTTTTATCGACCAGCCACCTGGCGAAAATGATCGCTCAGTACGTAGTACACAATGAGACGCACAAGATTCTTATGGTATTACGACCTTATCAGTACTACGCCACAGAAAAGCTGGTCCATCAAGTAGCGACGAGCAATGACAACGGTTATATATGGCACACGACCGGTAGTGGTAAAACCTTAACCTCTTTCAAAGCCAGCCAGATCATTATGGACTTGCCTAATGTCCATAAAGTAGTATTTGTAGTGGACAGGAAAGATCTAGATTACCAGACCATGCTGGAGTTCAACAGCTTTAAAAAGGATAGCGTTGATGTCACAGACAATACACAATCCTTAGTACGACAACTTACAGACGATTCAAAGCTGGTATTGACAACCATTCAAAAACTGAATAATGCTATTTCCAAAGTGCACTATGAGAAGAGCCTCAAACACCTTCAGGATAAAAAAGTAGTGTTCATATTTGACGAATGTCACAGGAGTCAATTTGGCGATACCCATAAAAAAATTACCGAGTATTTTACCAGTAGTCAGTTATTTGGTTTTACAGGAACTCCCATATTTAAGGATAATGCTGCCAAGAATGACCTGGGCAAGCGTACTACTAAAGATTTATTTGGTCAATGCTTGCATAAATACGTGATTACAGATGCTATCAAAGACCAGAATGTATTGCGCTTTGGGATTGAGTATGTTGGTAAATACAAACGCAAGAGCAAAACTTTTATAGATATAGAAGTAGAAGATATCGATAAGGCAGAAGTCTTTAAAGATCCTAAACGTCTAGAAAAAATAGCAGATTACATCATCGCTTATCACAACCAGAAAACTTTTAGTAAAGAGTATTCGGCATTGTTTGCCGTAAGCAATATTGAAACACTCATTACGTATTACGATATTTTCAAACGCAAGAAGGATGAGGGCGAGCATGATATGCGTATTGCCACCATATTTTCCTACGGCACTAATGAAGATGACGAAGATGCACAAGATTACCTGCCAGACGATGATCAACTGGCCATGGCTGCGGAGCCTACTGCGTCTTACAAAACAAGTCATACCAGAGAAAAATTAGATAGCTATATCTCTGATTATAACGCCATGTTCCATACGAGCTTTTCCACTAAAGATGGACAGCAGTTTGAGAACTACTTCAAGGATATAAGTAAACGATTGAAGGAACGTGAGAAAACAACTTTTCAAGATAAAGATCGATTAGACCTTGTGATCGTCGTCAACATGATGCTTACCGGTTTTGATGCTAAGCGCGTGAATACCCTGTATGTAGATAAGAACTTGAAATACCACGGCCTCATACAAGCCTATTCCAGAACGAATAGAATTCTGGGAGAGCAGAAGTCGCAAGGGAACATCCTATGCTTTAGAAACCTGAAGAAAGCCACAGATGAGGCCGTTACCCTATTCTCTAATAAAGATGCGATAGAAGAAATCATTCTACCGCCTTATGAATCTATAGCAGAGAAATTTGATGAAGCCTTAAAAAATTTATTGGAGATCGTTCCAACCTACCAAAGTGTTGATGATCTGATGAGTGAAGAGGATGAGCTTGCATTCGTAATGGCTTTTAGACGTTTATTGAGAGCCAAAAATGTTCTAGAATCTTACACAGATTTTGATTGGGACGATCTGGGTATCGATGAGCAGACTTTTGAAGATTATAAGGGAAAATACCTTGACCTCAACGATAAAGTCAAGAACGATCGACAAGTCCACAAAGCATCCATTCTGGACGATATCGATTTTGAGTTGGAGTTGATCCATCGGGATAAGATAAATGTCGCCTATATATTACAATTACTAGCACAACTGAAGGAGTCAAAATCTGCTGACGCCACTGCTCAGAAAAAAGCCATCATTGATATGCTAACTGGTGATGTAGAGCTGAGAAGCAAACGCGAATTGATAGAAAAGTTTATAGAAGAAAACCTGCCCTACATTAACGATGTCGACGCTATACAGGATGAGTTTGAACGTTTCTGGCACGAAGAGCGCATCATGGCGCTTTCTAAAATTTGTGAAGAAGAAAATCTGGATAAGAAACAATTTAGAGCACTTATCGATAGCTACACAAATTACGGAAGAGAACCCCTGCGGGATGATATATTCAAATGCCTGGACAACAGACCTAGCATTTTAAAAGCCCGTGAAATAGGCGAACGAATATTGGATAAAATGAAAGAGTTTGTTGAGGTTTTTGTGCAGGGAATGACGGGATAG